From Toxorhynchites rutilus septentrionalis strain SRP chromosome 2, ASM2978413v1, whole genome shotgun sequence, a single genomic window includes:
- the LOC129766255 gene encoding uncharacterized protein LOC129766255, translated as MTNNKNESKATGGGPNKMHAFSPCEEAVVNLLCLDKAINHNGTAFGLPMTSSPQHTPDIMEIEIDNVENTPQPGTSKQCSTPRSIPKKRKVIDTSELLSQQTEYLKQLTANSEQCVKYARRQYYLKEEKFRLKKEYLLREEKRKERELEYRLATLEYKKRKLDLLKASNKKEYDSE; from the exons ATGACAAATAACAAAAACGAATCCAAAGCTACAGGGGGAGGACCAAATAAAATGCATGCCTTTTCGCCATGCGAGGAAGCTGTGGTTAATTTGCTTTGCCTGGATAAAGCAATCAATCACAATG GAACAGCTTTTGGTCTCCCGATGACATCGTCTCCGCAGCATACTCCAGATATCATGGAAATTGAAATCGACAATGTTGAGAACACACCACAGCCTGGCACAAGCAAACAATGTAGCACACCTAGGAGTATTCCCAAGAAAAGGAAGGTAATCGATACATCGGAGTTGCTATCTCAACAAACGGAATATCTTAAACAGTTGACTGCCAACTCTGAGCAATGTGTGAAATATGCGAGGAGGCAGTACTATTTGAAGGAAGAGAAATTTCGTTTAAAAAAAGAATACCTCCTTCGGGAAGAGAAGAGGAAGGAGCGGGAATTGGAATACCGGCTCGCTACTCTCGAATACAAAAAAAGAAAGCTAGATTTGTTGAAGGCGTCTAATAAAAAAGAATATGACTCGGAAtaa